The Enhydrobacter sp. sequence GCCATGCCGCCACGCAAGTCGTGGGTGGTATTCTTCGTCTTGCTGGCAATCAACTATTTCCTCGTGAGCCTGATTTTCCCCGCGCCTAAAGATCTGGAGTCGATATCGTACACGATGTTCAGGGCCGAATTGGCGAAAGACAATGTCGAGGCGATCCATACGCAGGCAGACAGGATCGAGGGGAAGTTCAAATCTCCGGTCCAGTGGACTCCGCCGACGTCTGAAGGCGAAACCGCCCCCAAGGCTCGCACCATCGACAAGTTCACGACGATCCTGCCCATGTTCGTCGATTCCGGCCTTGAAACGGAACTCATCAAGCGCGGTGTCGACATCAGGTCCAAGCCGATACAGGTCGAGTCCAATCCGCTGCTGACACTTCTGTCGGCCTTTGGTCCTGCGCTCCTGATCATAGGCATCTATGTCTGGCTGTTCCGCCGTGCCGCGAAACAAGGCGGTGGAATGCTTGGAGGATTCGGCGGCCTCGGCAAAAGCAAGGCAAGGCGCTTCGACAAGGAGACGGAAACCAAGGTCACCTTCGACGATGTTGCCGGCATCGAGGAAGCCGAGAACGAACTCGTCGAGATCGTCGATTTCCTCAAGAACCCGGAGAAATACACCCGTCTCGGCGGCACGGCTCCGAAGGGCGTGCTTCTGGTGGGCGCACCCGGAACGGGCAAGACGCTGCTGGCGCGAGCGGTGGCTGGCGAGGCGGACGTGCCGTTCTTTTCGATGAGCGGGTCGGAGTTCGTGGAGATGATCGTGGGGGTGGGCGCCGCGCGCGTGCGCGACTTGTTCCTGGAGGCTCGCAAGCATGCGCCGGCCATCATCTTCATCGACGAGATCGACTCCATCGGCCGGGCCCGCGGCCAGGCGGTGGTCGGGGGTGCCAGCGAGCAGGAGCAGACGCTCAACCAGATTCTGACGGAGATGGACGGCTTCTCGAGCCGGGAAGGGGTGATCGTCCTTGCAGCGACCAACCAGCCCGACGTTCTCGACAGGGCGCTGTTGCGGCCGGGTCGGTTCGATCGCCGCGTGGTCGTCAATTTGCCGGACAAGAACGGCCGCGAGGCGATCTTCAAGGTCCACACACGCAAGATGCCGCTCGCAGCCGATGTCGACCTCGGAGGAATAGCGCAGACGACCCCGGGCGTTTCGGGCGCGGACATCCGGAACCTTGTGAACGAGGCGGCGCTTCTGGCTGCGCGTCGCGGGCAGAACAAGGTCCACCACAAGGACTTCATCGACGCGCTGGAGAAAATCGTGCTCGGGCCGGAGCGTCCCATCATCCTGAGCGAGGCGGACAAGGAACGTGTGGCATACCATGAGGGCGGGCACGTTATCTTAGGGCTGGTCGTGCCTGGTGCCGATCCGGTCCACCGTGTCACCATCGTTCCGCGAGGGCAGGCGCTTGGCGTGACCTATCAGCGACCCCTCACGGACCGCTACAACTATCCCGAAGCTTATCTGCGTGCGAAGATCATCGGCATGCTGGGCGGGCGAGCGGCAGAGGAGGTCGTCTACGGCAGCCGGACGACCGGCGCGGAAAACGACATCGAGCAGGCCACTGGGTTGGCTCGGCAGATGGTCACCCGCTGGGGCATGAGCGACAAGCTCGGCATGGTTCAGCTGGCTCCACGGCAGAACAGCTGGGTCGGCCCTGCCGCGCTCGGCACCAAGCCCTACAGCGAAGACACGGCAAAGCTTGTGGACACAGAGGTCGCACGCATCATCAAGGAGTGCCACGAAGACGCCAAGCGCCTGCTCGGCGAACACCGCGCCAGGCTCGACGCGCTAGTTGCAGCGCTGATGCAACGAGAATCGCTGGACGAAAGGGAGATTCTCAAGGTGACCGGACTACCCGCGGCCCCACTCCTGCCGGATCGTCCAAGAATATTGGACGTGACTGCTGAGCCCCAGCGTGAGCCGCTCACTGATCGGGAGCAGCAATGAATCCCGATAAGATGGAGATAACATGGAAGGGTCTGGTGACGGTGATTTGCCTAGGAAGCCGGTCCGACCGTTCGCTCGGATGACATGAGCGGTGGCCGCGCTGCAACCTTGCGAGAGCAACTGACGGTTCTACCGAGAGATTCAGATCGGTTGGCCAGCGCACCGTACCGCCGAAAGCTAGATCCGCCGGGAGTGCCTGAATCATGGACAATCCGATCTCACTGCTTGCCGTTTGGACAGGAGGCGCGATCTTTGGAGGGCGCTGTTTCCTCGGTCTCCGCAGCCGATTGATGGCGGTCGTCTGCAATTGGAAGCCGCCAGCCGTGCTGGATGGCCATATAACGAAGGCCAAAGCATAGAACAGCACCTACTACGGCCGAAGCTTCCGATGGCAGACGTAGCACGGCGCCAATCACGACAACGGATGCACCTACGAGTGCCGCGACAGCATAAAGGTCGGCGCGCAGGACGACCGGGATCTCGGCCAAGAGCACATCGCGCATCATGCCGCCGCCGATCCCGGTGAGCATGCCGAGCAAGGCGGACATGATCGGATTGAGCCCGAAGGCAACCGCCTTTTGTGCGCCGGCAACGGCAAAGAATGCCAGGCCCGCAGCGTCGAATATCAGGACGGGATTGCTTAGCTTGTTGATGCCGGAATACCAGAAGAAGGTGATTGCGCCAGCGAGCAGCGACACAGCCAAATATCGCCAATCAGCGATCGCCGCTGGTGGAACCGCTCCGATCAACAAATCGCGGGTGATGCCACCAAAATTTCCCGCAACGAACGACAGAACGAGGACACCGAAAAGATCGAGTCGCCGATTGACCCCGGCGCTCGCACCGCTGATCGCGAATACGAAAGTACCCCCCAGATCGAATGCCGACAGAAGCGCATTCAGGCTGATCATCTCTAGCCCCGTGCCATGGTCTTATGGCGAGAGCCAGGCGAGAGAGCCGACCACCAGGGTCTCGATACCGGTGCGCAGCGTCGGATGAATGACGGGTGCGAACTGCGGGCTGTGATTGACCGGCAATTCGTTTATGCGACCCGCTTCCTTGGCCTTCGCATAGGTGGTGGGATCGGTGCCGCCGACAAACCAGAAAACAGAAGGAACGTGCCACTCGCTACCGAAACACCCGAAATCTTCACTGGCCGGTGCCGGCCCAGTGTGCCGGACGCGATCGGCCGGAAAGTATGTACGAAACGCGGCGGCAATGCGCTCGCTCGCTGATTTGTCGTTGACGTTGAGGGGATAGCGGTCCAGCGGCGTGATCTCCGGAGGTCGAGGCGCGCCTGACGCAGCAGCCTCAGCCTTGACGATGCGTTCGATCGCCGTGAGCACGCGCTGGCGCACACCTTCGTCGAATGTTCTGACGTTCAGTTTGATGATGGCTTCGTCCGGGATGACGTTCTCTTTGGTGCCCGCCTGCAGGACGCCGACGGTAAGCACGGCCGCCT is a genomic window containing:
- the ftsH gene encoding ATP-dependent zinc metalloprotease FtsH, encoding MNTSVNGMEASSNRAPGKAADKSAMPPRKSWVVFFVLLAINYFLVSLIFPAPKDLESISYTMFRAELAKDNVEAIHTQADRIEGKFKSPVQWTPPTSEGETAPKARTIDKFTTILPMFVDSGLETELIKRGVDIRSKPIQVESNPLLTLLSAFGPALLIIGIYVWLFRRAAKQGGGMLGGFGGLGKSKARRFDKETETKVTFDDVAGIEEAENELVEIVDFLKNPEKYTRLGGTAPKGVLLVGAPGTGKTLLARAVAGEADVPFFSMSGSEFVEMIVGVGAARVRDLFLEARKHAPAIIFIDEIDSIGRARGQAVVGGASEQEQTLNQILTEMDGFSSREGVIVLAATNQPDVLDRALLRPGRFDRRVVVNLPDKNGREAIFKVHTRKMPLAADVDLGGIAQTTPGVSGADIRNLVNEAALLAARRGQNKVHHKDFIDALEKIVLGPERPIILSEADKERVAYHEGGHVILGLVVPGADPVHRVTIVPRGQALGVTYQRPLTDRYNYPEAYLRAKIIGMLGGRAAEEVVYGSRTTGAENDIEQATGLARQMVTRWGMSDKLGMVQLAPRQNSWVGPAALGTKPYSEDTAKLVDTEVARIIKECHEDAKRLLGEHRARLDALVAALMQRESLDEREILKVTGLPAAPLLPDRPRILDVTAEPQREPLTDREQQ
- a CDS encoding trimeric intracellular cation channel family protein, coding for MISLNALLSAFDLGGTFVFAISGASAGVNRRLDLFGVLVLSFVAGNFGGITRDLLIGAVPPAAIADWRYLAVSLLAGAITFFWYSGINKLSNPVLIFDAAGLAFFAVAGAQKAVAFGLNPIMSALLGMLTGIGGGMMRDVLLAEIPVVLRADLYAVAALVGASVVVIGAVLRLPSEASAVVGAVLCFGLRYMAIQHGWRLPIADDRHQSAAETEETAPSKDRASCPNGKQ